The sequence below is a genomic window from Paenibacillus silvisoli.
AAAGAAGAGCCGATCGCATTTCCGCCGCAGCATCAGCCGGTTCAACCGGGACTTGAATACGAGATGGTGCCCCGCCCGATCTTCGAAAATCCTTCCTATAAAGGGAGCTGCAAGCTCCAGGACAAAGTCGCCCTCATCACCGGCGGCGACAGCGGCATCGGCCGCGCGGTAGCCATCGCCTTCGCCAAAGAAGGCGCGGACATCGCGATCGCTTACCTATATGAGCACCGCGACGCGGCCGAAACGCAACAGCGCATCGAGCAGCTCGGCAGACGCTGCCTGCTGATCCCCGGCGATTTAAGAGCGGAGCAGCACTGCCACGATGTCGTCAACAAGACGATGCGCATCTTCGGCAAACTCGACACCCTCGTCCTCAACCAAGGCGTCCAGTTCCCGCAAACGAGCCTCATCCACATCACCGCCGAGCAGCTTCATAATACGTACCGCACGAACATCTACCCGATGTTCTACTTGACGAGAGCGGCGCTCCCTTGCTTGAAGCCGGGCAGTACGATCGTTAACACCGCATCAATAACAGCCTATCAAGGCGCACCGCTCCTAATCGACTACTCCTCGACAAAAGGGGCCGTCGTTTCGTTCACGCGATCCCTGTCCCTCTCCTTGGTCCACTGCGGCATCCGGGTAAACGCGGTTGCGCCAGGCCCGATCTGGACCCCGCTCACCGTATCGAGCTATCCGGCCGACTACGTCTCCCGCTTCGGCACCGATACGCCGATGAAGCGCGCCGGTCAGCCGTTCGAGCTTGCTCCCGCCTATGTTTATCTGGCCTCCGACGATTCCAGCTACGTCACCGGCGAGGTCATTCACGTCAACGGCGGCGCAATGGTCACCACCTAACAACCACCGGCCCGCCACCCGACTACAATTAAAGCCCGCCGCGATCCCAATAAAGAGATCGCGGCGGGCTTTTCAACGCACGCTACAAATGCTTCATCAAATTGCTCACCACATGCTCCAGATGCCGCTTCATCCGCTCGCCGGCCAGATCGGCGTTCCGGCTGGAAATCGCTTCGTAGATGGCGAGATGCTCGCGGTACAACCGCTCCGACACCGAACGGTTCGCATAGATTTCGACCCGCCGGATTTCGCGGATCGCCATCTCGAGCTGGCTTACGATGGAATCGAACATCCGCACGAGGATCGAGTTGTGCGTCGCTTGCGCCAGCGTCGCATGGAACAGCACATCCGTCCGTTCCCCTTCGTGATCGTCGCCGACCGCCGCCTCCATCTCGAGCATAATCCCGTGCAGCGCCGCCAAATCGTCGTCGCTCGCCTTCACCGCGGCGATCGAGGCGTTCGAAACTTCAAGCGATTGCCGCGCTTCC
It includes:
- a CDS encoding SDR family oxidoreductase → MIPVYPYYAKKTICKEEPIAFPPQHQPVQPGLEYEMVPRPIFENPSYKGSCKLQDKVALITGGDSGIGRAVAIAFAKEGADIAIAYLYEHRDAAETQQRIEQLGRRCLLIPGDLRAEQHCHDVVNKTMRIFGKLDTLVLNQGVQFPQTSLIHITAEQLHNTYRTNIYPMFYLTRAALPCLKPGSTIVNTASITAYQGAPLLIDYSSTKGAVVSFTRSLSLSLVHCGIRVNAVAPGPIWTPLTVSSYPADYVSRFGTDTPMKRAGQPFELAPAYVYLASDDSSYVTGEVIHVNGGAMVTT
- a CDS encoding FadR/GntR family transcriptional regulator; translated protein: MEVTRISKRNHYEEIAEQLKRLVIDGKLKVGDKLPSTKEMSEQFGVGRSTMREALSALKAMGYIEIKQGGGCTVISSSPVEVELPELQSLRMNRETLLELLEARQSLEVSNASIAAVKASDDDLAALHGIMLEMEAAVGDDHEGERTDVLFHATLAQATHNSILVRMFDSIVSQLEMAIREIRRVEIYANRSVSERLYREHLAIYEAISSRNADLAGERMKRHLEHVVSNLMKHL